GGCTGGTATTGCCATCCCGATGATCACCACCGAGATCACCGACGCGGGCAAGGGCCACGCCGAGGCCATCGTGAAGACCGCCGCCGGCCTGGGCATTCGCTACCTCAAGCTCGGCTACTACAGCTACCAGAACCTGGACCGCATCGAGGCCACGCTGGCCGAGGTCAGAGCCCGCCTTCGCGACATCGCGGCCCTCTGCAAGGCCCACGGCGTGACCGCCGGTTTCCACAATCACTGCGGCTTGCGCGTCGGGGCGGGAATGTGGGACATTCACGAACTCATCCAGGACCTTCCTAGGGAAGCTATTACCTCCTACTTCGACCTGCGGCACGCAACGGTCGAGGGCGGCGACGGCGGATGGCGAATCGGCCTGGGCCTGCTCGCCCCGCGAATCCGCATGCTCGCGGTCAAGGACTTCTTCTGGTCCAAGGACGGCAAAGGTGTGTGGAAGGCCGAGGATGTCCCGCTCGGCGTGGGCATGGTCCGGTGCGAGGAAGGGCTCAAGCGGCTGAAGGCCCTTCGCTTCGCGGGGCCGATCTCGCTCCATGTTGAGTATGCCGCGATCGAACGATCGATCGGCTCAAAGGAAGATCAGGCCGCCCTCGAGTCCATCCGCCGCGATTGGGCCACGCTGAAGACCATGCTCGAACGTGCGGGCCTGGCGTGACGACAGGCCTTCAGCCTGGATGCGCTCCCCTGTTCCCTACTTGACCAACTCGACACCGGACTTCGGGGCCCGAGCCAGAATGAAGGTCCGCGCCTGGTCGTACTCCTGCTCGTTGGCACAATGCTCGATCATCAAGGGCGGCGACTGCTTCAGGCCCGCCAGGCGGCGCAGGTAGGTGTCGAAATCGAGCTTGCCCTTGCCGGCCGGGACTTCGCGGAAATGGACGTTCATCTCGATGTCCCAGACGAGGTCCTTGGCGTGGCAACTGATGATCTGCGGGCCGAGCTTGTCGAAACACTCGTTGAGCAGGTCGGTGTTGCGGTAGAAGCGCTCCGGCGAGTTGACCAGATTACACGGGTCGAGATGCACGCCGAAGGCCGGGCGATCGACCGCCTTGAGGAGCCTGAGGTACGAATCCGGGGAGTCCGGGATCGCCCAGCCCATCATCTCGAAGCAGAACCTGGCTCGCTTCGGCTTGACCGCGTCGATGATCTTGCGAGCATTCTCGACGGTGGCGTCGAAGAACTTCTGGCTGAGATTGTCGGGATGCGGCCCGAACCAGGAATCCTGGTTGTATGACCCGGCAATATCCACGCAGCAGCGCGCCCCGATCGCCTCGGCCAGGGCCAGCCCCTCGGTCACTGTCCGCAGATGGTCGGCCTGCTTCTTCTCGTCCGCGTCCAGCAGATTACACCACCGGCCGACCTCGGCGATGACCACGTTGTGCTTGGTGAACGCCTTGGCGATGGCCTCGACCCGGGCGGTATCCTTCAGATCGACGCCCGGACAATACGCCGCCCGGTAGCCGAGCTTGACATGAGCCAAAGCCAGCTCCTCAGGATCGTGGGTCTTGGCGAAGACCGGCCCGCCCAGGCGAATACCCTTGGATGGTGTGGCGTCCTTCGCCTGGGCGAAGGAGAAGGACGACATGCCCGCCAGGCTGGCAGCCGCCGCGGTACCCATAGACCGTTGGATGAAGGTGCGCCTGTTCATGTGCTCGCTCCTGTTTGAGTCGGACAGGTGAATACCGACATCATTATACAGATCCACCGCCCGTTCAACAGGCGCGTGCGTCATCACGGCGCCGGCCATGAGACGATTCTCCTGCTCGGAAAACTCAACCGCCG
The nucleotide sequence above comes from Phycisphaerae bacterium. Encoded proteins:
- a CDS encoding sugar phosphate isomerase/epimerase, which gives rise to MNRRTFIQRSMGTAAAASLAGMSSFSFAQAKDATPSKGIRLGGPVFAKTHDPEELALAHVKLGYRAAYCPGVDLKDTARVEAIAKAFTKHNVVIAEVGRWCNLLDADEKKQADHLRTVTEGLALAEAIGARCCVDIAGSYNQDSWFGPHPDNLSQKFFDATVENARKIIDAVKPKRARFCFEMMGWAIPDSPDSYLRLLKAVDRPAFGVHLDPCNLVNSPERFYRNTDLLNECFDKLGPQIISCHAKDLVWDIEMNVHFREVPAGKGKLDFDTYLRRLAGLKQSPPLMIEHCANEQEYDQARTFILARAPKSGVELVK
- a CDS encoding sugar phosphate isomerase/epimerase, translating into MGASSQTRPDRRAIIKTMAAAGAAAGLNRWARAEAAASDTGKPRPCLFTKPLQNRPFAQLPEVLKKNGIDAADLTCRSKGHVLPERVAEDLPAAHALLAKAGIAIPMITTEITDAGKGHAEAIVKTAAGLGIRYLKLGYYSYQNLDRIEATLAEVRARLRDIAALCKAHGVTAGFHNHCGLRVGAGMWDIHELIQDLPREAITSYFDLRHATVEGGDGGWRIGLGLLAPRIRMLAVKDFFWSKDGKGVWKAEDVPLGVGMVRCEEGLKRLKALRFAGPISLHVEYAAIERSIGSKEDQAALESIRRDWATLKTMLERAGLA